tacgtcttcccctggatgcctttacgtgatgacgattccaatggggtcgattgcgcgttcacaggcactacaaatgaaaaaaccctgtagctagcaagtcttttcttgctgcgtaacgcgcgtggaggacaccgaccctctcctgttccaagcgttagtttagcctgttatatttctccggtcatcttttcactcgttataggagttaaaaacatcataaggtagttaatttaaagcgttttatagcaatttatatccgtttagtgcgattttgggacatttatttacGTGATGACTAGCGCCACGCTGCcactagcgccacgctgatcctagacaggttttaaggcagccataggcagtaggcttttgtggggtgttgtctattttgtacgtttgtagcttgtggttGCACTTACGTATTTAGCTTCACGTTTGGTTTCgtttttgtaatagtgtttgttgcatgttttttcccttctctaaaataaaagatgtattttgcacacgctgcgccttggtccactctctctcacgaAGATGATCGTGACACCTgaagtggaaatgcggtaccctaggaaggagacggactgttggaagaacagacatttctcagccttgacgtacaggttttgatatgttttacactttttttggttactacatgattctatttgtgttatttcatagttttgatgtcttcactattattcaacaatgtagaaaatagtaaaaaataaagaaaaacccttgaatgagtaggtgttctaatagcaataaggcacctctgaggtttgtggtatatggccaatataccacccctccttgggccttattgcttaaataacccATATCTCTTTTATAACAGGATATTATCATTGACTATATGAAAGTGCATGTATGAATGAGTCTGATTTACCGTTTTCAATGGCAGGTTCACCTTCTGAAGCCGGATGAGGCTCCCAAAGCCTGCTGCGCACCCACCAAGCTCAGTCCCATCTCTGTACTCTTCCACGATGACAACAACAACGTAAAACTAAAGAAGCATCGCAACATGGTGGTCAAGACCTATGGATGCCTGTGACACCAGTGGTagcccatctatctattctacatcaTTTTAATCAACTTGATTGCTATTGTTCCAAAAGATACAAACAGGGTAATATAACTTGCAACCAGCAGTTGATAGCAATAATCTGTCAAAAGGCTGATAAATAGTATGTATCTAATATATTGATTTTGAGTCTGAGTGGTATATGAACAACACCCATTGGACTTATAACCATACTTCACTTTTGATTAACTAAACTATTCAAATCTACAGTAATTAAGATAATTACATCCCCCCTTCATGTCATATATTCTGTGACCAATCAAAGCTGTAAAGTACTGTATCATAAATGCAATCAATGCTAAAATTCGACCCTTTTGATGGCTATAATATCTTGTTGAACCAGGAATTTCTCCATGTCTCTTTTAGATGTACTAAACATGGTTTGCAAAACGTAcacgtttttttcttcttctttaatcATACTTTTAACCAGTACAAGTTAGTaacaatggaaaatggcaacaacATTTTTTTGGGCCATTTTTGTATGTACAGAggaacaaacacacagtgatgtaTGGCCTTGTCAACAGATATCTGGAGGACTGTATACTGCTATATTTGTAATAAaataaactacactgaacaaaaaaacgcaacatgtaaaaggttggtttcatgagctgaaatgaaagatcccgaAAATGTTCTATAAGCCTAAAAAAACAaattgtgagcatttctccattgccaagataatccatccacattgAAAGGTGcaccatatcaagaagctaattaaacagcatgatcattacacaggtgcaccttttgctggggacaaaaggccactaaaatgtgcagttttgtcacaacacaatgccacagatgtctgaagttctgagggaatgtgcaattggtatgcggactgcaggaatgtccaccagagctgctgccagagaattgaatgttcatttctctaccataagttgcctccaacgtaattttagagaatttggcagtacatccaaccgacaattttcctgtcctgctagccattcaaaatgtaacgattacttttgggtgtcagggaaaatgtatagagtataaagtacattattttccttagaaatgtagtaaagtaaaagttgtcaaaactataaatagtaaagtacagataccccccaaaactacttaagtagtactgaaagtatttttacttaagtactttacaccactgtaggtGCTTCAATAGAGTCTGACGTTCAGGGGTGGTTGGACATATAAGATGGGGTGCTGGTGAGCCTCCATTTTAGGTAGTCACACAAATATTCCCCCACCCATGTCCAGGGGTCTCAGTGTTATGTCCCTTGAAATATATGTACTTTTGGTAATATTTTGTGAGTAGGCAACAAATACAATCATCTTAAATTGACATGTTGAATTTTTTTGCCATAGTAAATGGTGTATTGCGCAAATTTCCCTATTGCGGACAGTTTGTGTTACTACCTTACACAAGCTTGCATTTTCACCCTATAAGACAAAATTTTTACCTCAGATTGGTGATGTTAGTCTAAAAGTGTATGGACATCACGATGAcataagattgattgttttaatCAGATCAATATCTTAGGTTTTGTACCATTGATTTTTCTAAGCGCTGGGATGCGCAGAACTTAGAACGCAGAGTTAATGAAATGCCCAGGAAATGGCACAGAAAATTTGGGGGTGGTCTTTCCATAAAAGTCAATGGCCACACACCAATACATGGATTTGACAGTCAAACTATTACTTAAATAGCAGTCAACTGTTGTCACCGTTGTTATTCTATAGAGGGTCGTGATTCGTTTAGGTTAACTAACAAAAAAAGTGGTCTGGTCCCTTTTCCATGATGGAAGCCTCCCGAAATCAACATCCACTATTCCAAAATATAGATATAAGCCTTCAAGTACTCATCTAACCAATTTCTTCAGGGCCAGCTAGGCCCCCTGTCGCCCCCCAAGCGCCCTGAATCCCAACCCCCATAAGAAGAAGCCCAAATACGACCTGCCATTGCCCAGTATACATACAAGGTCAGGGGACAACactgtttttttgtcttgtagTTAAACTTGTTCTATGCAcagtttaaagggatagttcatcccAATTACAAAATTACTTAAGTCGCGTTTACATTTCATTTGAAATCCGATGCATCCAAAGTGTACATTAGTCTTTCCTGGTTCATGACATATTTTTTGGTCCCTTTCGGATCACAGCCATGTCAACAGTGGGCGTCAGGCTTGTAAGAGACATGAATTATATGTGAGATTCAGTGAACAAGGCTGGAAGGTGAGATTCTATCTCTCTTAACTACTCATTGTACTGAATAGATAATCATGAGCTAACATTGTACCACCTTATTTGCTGTAACACACAGTTAGTATTTTTTAGGGAAGCAAGGCATTTGTGTAGGATGTGCATTGTAGAGTATGTTCTTTGCATTCTTTATCATGTATTTCTCATAGAAATAGTCTATTCATCTAATCTTGTCATTCGATTTCTATGGTGTTTCTCTCCATTAGGACTGGGTATTGGCTCCTACGGGTTACTCTGCCTTCTACTGTGATGGAGAATGCCTCTACCCTCTGTGTTCCTGCATGAACTCCACCACCCACACTATGATCCAACTAGTGGTCAGTATGCACTACTACACCCTCTTTCACATGAACGCTAACATTACTGGTTTCAGTGGGAAAGATGGTAAATGGTTCAGACATTAATGGCAAATATAAAAAACTAAGATACACAAGTTACTGGAGTCTACAATGGCAGACTGTTAATGTAGAGTAGGAATAGTGAGAAGTAACATTCAAGGCTGAAGCAATTATCCCCTCTAGTGGTATACTTTATACTGTACCAGGTTACTACACACTGATAATACAAAACAttgaggacacctgctctttccatgacatagactgaccaagtgaaagctatgatcccttattgatgtcacttgttgaatccacttcaatcagtgtagatgaaggggagttaAATAACAATTTTCAAACcttgagagaattgagacatggattgtgtgtgtcattcagagggtgaatgggcaagaaaaaagatttaactgcctttgaacagggtatggtagtaggtgccaggcgcactgggtTAAGtgtggccaaggcttttgactctgtcaatcaccacatcctcatcggcagactagacagccttggtttctctaatgattgcctcgcctggttcaccaactacttctctgatcgagttcagtgtgtcaaatcggagggtctgttgtccgggcctctggcagtctctatgggggggccacagggttcaattcttggaccgactctcttctctgtatacatcaatgatgtcgctcttgctgctggtgagtctctgatccacctctacgcagacgacactattctgtatacttctggcccttcttttgacactgtgttaacaaccctccaggcgagcttcaatgccatacaactctccttccgtggcctccaattgctcttaaatacaagtaaaactaaatgcatgctcttcaaccgatcgctgcctgcacctgcccgcctgtccaacatcactactctagacggctttgacttagaatatgtggacaactacaaatacctaggtgtctggttagactgtaaactctccttccagactcacatcaaacatctccaatccaaagttaaatctagaattggcttcctattccgcaacaaagcatccttcactcatgctgccaaacatacccttgtaaaactgaccatcctaccaattctcgacttcggtgatgtcatttacaaaatagactccaataccctactcaataaattggatgcagtctatcacagtgccatccgttttgtcaccaaagccccttacactacccaccactgcgacctgtacactctcgttggctggccctcgcttcatactcgtcgccaaacccactggctccaggtcatgtacaagaccctgctaggtaaactccccccttatctcagctcgctggtcaccatagcagcacctacctgtagcacgcgctccagcaggtatatctctctggtcacccccaaaaccaattcttcctttggccgcctctccttccagttctctgctgccaatgactggaacgaactacaaaaatctctgaaactggaaacacttatctccctcactagctttaagcaccagctgtcaaagcagctcatagattactgcacctgtacatagcccatctataatttagcccaaacgactacctctttacctaatgtattcatttatttatttttgctcctttgcaccccattatttctatctctactttgcactttcttccactgcaaaccaaccattccagtgtttttttttttacttgctatattgtatttacttcgccaccatggcctttttatatatatatatattttttttttgccttcacctcccttatctcacctcaattgctaacattgtatatagacttatttttcactgtattattgactgtatgtttgttctactccatgtgtaactatgtgttgttgtatgtatcgaactgctttgctttatcttggccaggtcgcaattgtaaatgagaacgtgttctcaatttgcctacctggttaaataaaggtgaaataaataaaataagtgtcaagaactgcaacactgctggtttTTTCATGCTCaaaagtttcccatgtgtatcaagaatggtccaccacccaaaggacgtccagccaacttgacacatgggccagcatccgtgTGAAACGCTTAGGGGAGCTTATAGAGTCCATGCTCCGACGAATtggggctgttctgagggaaaagggtgtgcaactcaatattaggaagatgttcctaatgttttgtgcactcagtgtatgtagtCGTACATGTTTTTAAATAGTACAGTATCACAACCCACAGTACAAAACCATATAAAGTGTGGGCCTGTAGTATCTGTAAATCAACTAAACGTTTTTTAAAATTTCCATATGCAGAAAGTAAAGCATCATTGTTCATGTAATAATCTAATATTAGCATTATAACTCTAGGAAGAGGAAATGGTCATAAAATCAAATAAATGAAAAGACGGAAACCAAAATGTTTTTGAACTACAACttgttttatttaaaaatgtcaaATTCAGTGCAAAGTAATGTAGTGCATTGGTGTCTAGATCCCTGTTGGGTGGCAAAGTGTCACAAGAATCCTGTggggagagaaaacaagagaataCATTAAATTAATGGGTGTTAGCTAATCAGGGTACAACAAAGCACTTCAAGTCCTCAATTCCTtcaaaagagagaaggagaaaggagtaTGGTCCCTGCAGTAGGACCACATGCTGGCCATGAGGTTCTCCAAGTGgtactccaggaggctggagagctcagtgaccagagactctgggttaaaGTACCAGGCCAGCTGCTGGCCAAACATGTCATCTAGCAGAGCCATCAGCCCGCCCTGAAgagaacaccacacaacacatagaaaatggCTCTGAGTTACTAGCTAatcaagaggagagagaaaattaGAAATACTCCCCCTAAAATGGCATTGGAACCTGGTTAACCATGAATAAGGAGGTAAAAAGGAAGTACACTTAAGAATATGGAAGTAAAAAGAAGTAATCTCTTTACTCTTACATTGAGCAGCAGCAGGTATCTGTCAGCCTCTGGCTCCATGTTGGCAGCAGTGGGCAGGAAGGAGTACAGGAGAGCGTACAGACGCTCCACGAACCCACCAGGGTGCTAAAGGAAAcaaaggaggagaaaagaggagagaatagaagagAAGAGGAATTTAAGTGAAACTGCTAATAGAGATATCAAAACATGTACCAGTGAGATGCTACTTACCACCATCAGGGACTTCTGAGCTGTCATTAACCCAAACAGCACCAGCTCAAAGAGGACATCTATCATGTTCACATGATGGATCTAGGACAAGAAAACACATTTGGAGAAAATAGGAATGATTTCATATAGATCAGCTACTGTGATGTATAAAAGACATGCATGTGGAAGAACTCAGTGAGACTTGAAAGAGTTAATGAACTCACCTTTGCCTCAGCCAGCCCCCTCTCAATGTCATTCCGCTTGGAGGGGTCACTCAGGTAGTCCACAAAGTCCTTATAGGTACGGATGAACTTGGCCTCGTCCTATGACAAAGAAAAGAGCATCTTAGTGAACAGAACATATATCCCCTCAGGTACGCATTATTTCCCTTGAAAGAGAATGAGTTAGTGAGTTACCATGTGGTTGGCCTGAACCAGTGCGCCCAGGAGGACCTTTCCCGCCACAAACAGACGGTTCCTGCTCAGGGTGGAACCAAGCAGGGtctagggaagagggaagagttaGGGTGAGACATCttcctctaggagacagaacaagaagtcacagagagaaaaagaaaagtggGTCCACTCACAGTGAAGGCCTGGCGCAGGGAGATGAGCCTCAGGGCGATGTCCTCCACTCTCTTGGTGATAAGGTAGAGGCTGTGAAAGGGAGGGAATGGAGCATGTCAACCATTAGAGTCAATGGGGGATAACAGCATTATGACCACTATCCTTCAGTATCTGACAAGCCCAGACTAGACAGACATTTAGAGGAACTCACTTTAGCAGAggaacctccctctcctcaggcagCAGGTCTTCCTCCCAGCCCTACGACAACAAAACAAGCATTCAAAATCAGTGACCAATGCAATGACATAACAAACAACCGGTCAATGGAAGGATCTTAATGCTCCTAGTCaatagtatgtgtgtgtaacgTCTGACCTCATAGCAGTTGTGGCCCTCAGGCTCTGGGTCAGTGAACTGCTGAGTGGTGGGCGTAGAGAAGGAGGCAGCCTCCGACCACGCTGAAGAGGAGAGAAGCCCGTCCAGCCCCATGTAGAGAGTGGCGTACACCACTGAgacatcagtctgctgctcaaaacacacacaacacacctgttTACCACACACACGTTATTAGAAAACACACCAAATCTAATGCAAAAATGTCCAGTAATGTCTAGTCTATATACATAGGAAATCATTTATTTACCTGGTAGCAGCCAAGCGTCACATCCACAGACGTCTCGTGGCGGAGGTGAGACGCATAGTGGGTCACCCTGCCAGCCACacgctgacagagagagaatacatgttAAGGCCAAATGGAATAAGTGAAGAAAAGCCTAATTTAATACTATTTCAGTAGTATTTACGGCTTACCTGGATCCAAGTGATGGACTGCACTTTGATGGCACAGTAGGGGATGCCCTCTGGACTAAGCCTGGCTGTCTCCTTGGAGATGGCCCACACCAGTTGAGTCTCCAGGCCTCTCACCCTACTCACgtggtgcatcctcaccaccacCTGCTGTTGAGATAAACAAAaagacaacatcaacaaaaccACTTCAGCAATTGCTGTGACACATTTCCACCAAGATCAAATGACTGACAATGTAGATTAGGATTAAAGTAGTTACAAAGACACATACCTGGGATCCCCCACGCATGTAGGTGATGATGGGGCTGATGAACTGGAAAGTTCTCCAAGCTTTAACCACCGGACCGGCATTGTTCtgaacattacaatacattcatgttgGAAACCGTAAACATTGTAACCgtgatgtgactgtgtgtgtgtgtgtgtgtgggggggggggggggggtctcttacCCTGATCACAACAGGCCCACAGTACAGGGGGCTGAACCTAATCGGAATCAACTGCCATTTGCCAGTGGCCTCCTAAAGCAGACAAGAGATTTGTTTAATATCAAAGAGACACAACTTGAATATCTGGGATATTTTTCAAACATAAAATGGAGAGCCCTCCTCACCATTCACACTTGACCGCGCCTCCACAATTGCTAAAGACTGGGAGATGACGGAACATACAAGTCCGCCAGCCCGCTCAATAACAGAGGGGAGGGAAACATCCAAAGGGGCTGGAGGTGTCACACTCCCTCCTTGGCCATTTCTATCTTGGCTGAGGCAGATCGACGAGACCTCAGTAGCATATTGATTCTCCCGCATAGGGCTCCTGCTAGAGTCAGGTCCAGGAACAGTTGAAATAGAGCTCACAGCCAGGGAGCAAGGAATGCCACTCCTTCTGTCTAAAAGCTTGATAGAGCACGAGGAGGGGCGGCTGCTGGAGGGGAGGTTGGTGTTGGTCTCTTCGCTGGAGAGTAAGGAGGAAAAAGGGGCCAAGGTCAGTTTGACAGGGATGACATGCCCACGACCTACCACAGCACATAAGGTTCCATAGTCAGTGGCAGATTGTAGTTTAGCAGATTGTAGTTTAGCAGGCGGTGGTTTAGCAGGcggtggtttagcaggtggtggtttagcagatggtggtttagcaggtgacggtttagcaggtgacggtttagcaggtgacggtttagcaggtgacggtttagcaggtgacggtttagcaggtgacggtttagcaggtgacggtttagcaggtgacggtttagcaggtgacggtttagcagatggtggtttagcaggtgacggtttagcaggtgacggtttagcaggtgacggtttagcaggtgacggtttagcaggtgacggtttagCAGATGACGGTTTAGCACGTGATGGTTTAGCAGGTGGCGGTTTGGCAGATTGTAGTTTAGCAGATTGTAGTTTAGCAGATTGTAGTTTAGCAGATTgtagtttagcaggtggtggtttagcaggcggtggtttagcaggtggtggtttagcaggtggtggtttagcagatcgTGGTTTAGCAGATCgtagtttagcaggtggtggtttagcaggtggtggtttagcaggtggtggtttagcaggtggtggtttagcagatggtggtttagcagatggtggtttagcagatggtggtttagcaggtgacggtttatcagatggtggtttagcacgtgacggtttagcaggtgacggtttagcaggtgacggtttagcaggtgacggtttagcagatggtggtttatcagatggtggtttagcacgTGATGGTTTAGCACGTGATGGTTTAGCAGGTGGCGGTTTGGCAGATTGGGGCCTGGTAGAACGTGGCCAAGTAGCCAGGAGGTTCTTAGTAGAGATCTGACTAGAGGAAGAGTGTGCTCGTTCCTCACTGGACAGAGAACTGCTGCTACAACAAGTTTTGACTGGTTCTTCAATGGAGATTGGGGAGGACTTACTGTCAGGACTCTGAGTGAGACAGATCACATTGACTTTGTAGAGTAGGGAGGTACAGCTGACAGAGCCCTGGGTTGAATCTTCGTTGGTGTCTTTGCTGATGGGGAGCATACTCTCTGCATCACTTTCTGAAGCTCTCAGCCTTATAAGGTCAACCAAGGCAGGGATAGATGAGCTAGATGAGCCCTGGCTGGAGGGGAAGCTGGTGTTGGAGGAGGAGAAACTGGCCAAGGTCAGTTTGACAGGGATGACATGCCCACAACCTACCACAGCAGATAAGGTTCCAGAGTAGTCAGTGGCAGtaggtggtttagcagattgtggtttagcaggtggtggtttagcaggtggtggtttagcagatggtggtttagcaggtggtggtttagcaggtggtggtttagtgTTACACCCCTGAACAAGGGGGGAAAGAATCACAAGAGTGATAGGTTAATGTTTACTCATTGAGAACTTTTAGTGCAATCATTTTACATaagtaacacattttacagaataacagatctacaggaaatagatagttttattcaagtcacaacagtatacactgtacatcactgaaacaaatactattttcaatataactgtcaagcacaaagctttaactcagtaaaccataactcaatttatcaacaggcaat
This sequence is a window from Salvelinus fontinalis isolate EN_2023a unplaced genomic scaffold, ASM2944872v1 scaffold_0757, whole genome shotgun sequence. Protein-coding genes within it:
- the LOC129847202 gene encoding uncharacterized protein LOC129847202 codes for the protein MEATGKWQLIPIRFSPLYCGPVVIRNNAGPVVKAWRTFQFISPIITYMRGGSQQVVVRMHHVSRVRGLETQLVWAISKETARLSPEGIPYCAIKVQSITWIQRVAGRVTHYASHLRHETSVDVTLGCYQQTDVSVVYATLYMGLDGLLSSSAWSEAASFSTPTTQQFTDPEPEGHNCYEGWEEDLLPEEREVPLLNLYLITKRVEDIALRLISLRQAFTTLLGSTLSRNRLFVAGKVLLGALVQANHMDEAKFIRTYKDFVDYLSDPSKRNDIERGLAEAKIHHVNMIDVLFELVLFGLMTAQKSLMVHPGGFVERLYALLYSFLPTAANMEPEADRYLLLLNDSCDTLPPNRDLDTNALHYFALNLTFLNKTSCSSKTFWFPSFHLFDFMTISSS
- the LOC129847203 gene encoding uncharacterized protein LOC129847203 encodes the protein MLPISKDTNEDSTQGSVSCTSLLYKVNVICLTQSPDSKSSPISIEEPVKTCCSSSSLSSEERAHSSSSQISTKNLLATWPRSTRPQSAKPPPAKPSRAKPSRAKPPSDKPPSAKPSPAKPSPAKPSPAKPSRAKPPSDKPSPAKPPSAKPPSAKPPSAKPPPAKPPPAKPPPAKPPPAKLRSAKPRSAKPPPAKPPPAKPPPAKPPPAKLQSAKLQSAKLQSAKLQSAKPPPAKPSRAKPSSAKPSPAKPSPAKPSPAKPSPAKPSPAKPPSAKPSPAKPSPAKPSPAKPSPAKPSPAKPSPAKPSPAKPSPAKPSPAKPPSAKPPPAKPPPAKPPPAKLQSAKLQSATDYGTLCAVVGRGHVIPVKLTLAPFSSLLSSEETNTNLPSSSRPSSCSIKLLDRRSGIPCSLAEPYAGESICY